A single window of Culicoides brevitarsis isolate CSIRO-B50_1 chromosome 3, AGI_CSIRO_Cbre_v1, whole genome shotgun sequence DNA harbors:
- the LOC134833367 gene encoding chorion peroxidase-like translates to MDYFYELAKQIYASQRYLHDLLIAGDVTIVTIARNHFDEQPLDPVTAKQVKNTEIINKMLALLANYYNVQKYELPHYEHTSCFDCLTTADKFKKEPFSCRYSKYYDIDGHCLNPKLPGSGAVYREFRRLAQPFCTLHNEHTYCEMPGVRKVSLAVKYTKATREEPLYKETSDHGSLVPNVFVLNLAQNNIHDIVHPRYQSNSQGHLGHAGCSVDQRTRLNSVILATAVAPISVDCTDPFYSQFNVTCLNFVRGQTLNEDCQLRHAGILNQNTIVDDLDQVYVRTTSHGREFLNADNGDHLFTEHGLPVVGDERSTQHLGLYSILYFYSKLHNLIAEDLRRKCHKLEGYEVFQKARALNIALHQRYFYDEVVAAFIGSDAVKEHQLSSEFDTFDEFQEAEILSEYACAAGRAAHNFVPDEMKLFDRHGKEESTRKYRETFSFDRDNEKLVRQVGFSTVLQPWKVDGYSDEVGNYLFYDSHLCYGTDLLSLDLQRGRDCCLKPYVHYLKLFFDKCVRDWDDLREFMCEKNIRVLQQHYKSVQDVDLMAGGEMEDRHGTSLYGKTFTKIVGEQRRRLKNGNSKWWTRIYSKKQQEELKNPTLADLVGLVFGYDKVPKNALFSLSKENPLVSCRAKRLSDVFDVKLFCDFEKL, encoded by the exons ATGGATTATTTCTACGAATTGGCGAAACAGATTTACGCAAGTCAGCGATACCTTCACGATTTGCTCATTGCGGGAGACGTTACGATTGTTACCATCGCCAGAAATCACTTTGACGAGCAGCCTTTAGATCCTGTGACGGCGAAACAAGTCAAAAATACGGAAATTATCAACAAAATGCTCGCACTGCTTGCCAATTACTACAACGTTCAAAAGTACGAATTGCCCCATTATGAGCACACAAGTTGTTTCGATTGCTTGACCACCGCtgataaattcaaaaaggAGCCGTTTTCGTGCCGTTACTCCAAATACTACGACATTGATGGGCATTGTTTGAATCCCAAATTACCTGGAAGTGGAGCAGTTTATCGTGAATTCCGTCGCTTGGCTCAACCTTTTTGCACGCTCCACAACGAGCATACCTATTGCGAAATGCCAGGCGTGAGAAAAGTTTCGCTTGCCGTTAAATACACAAAAGCCACGCGAGAAGAACCACTTTATAAGGAAACAAGTGATCACGGCAGCCTTGTTCCGAATGTGTTTGTGTTGAATTTGGCACAAAATAACATTCATGACATTGTTCATCCACGTTACCAGTCAAATTCGCAGGGACATTTGGGACATGCAGGATGCTCGGTTGACCAACGGACACGTTTGAACAGCGTGATTTTGGCTACTGCTGTCGCTCCGATCAGTGTTGATTGTACGGATCCGTTCTACAGTCAATTTAACGTGACTTGCTTGAACTTTGTACGCGGCCAGACCCTTAATGAGGATTGTCAGTTGAGACATGCTGGAATT ttaaaccAAAACACAATTGTTGACGATTTGGATCAAGTTTACGTAAGAACAACTTCCCATGGTCGCGAATTCTTGAACGCCGACAACGGAGATCATCTCTTCACGGAACACGGCTTACCGGTTGTCGGTGACGAGAGATCCACACAACACTTGGGTCTCTATTCCATATTGTACTTCTACTCAAAACTTCATAATTTGATTGCCGAAGACTTGCGCAGAAAATGTCACAAACTCGAAGGATATGAAGTTTTCCAAAAGGCACGAGCATTGAACATTGCTTTGCATCAACGGTACTTCTATGACGAAGTTGTTGCAGCTTTTATTGGTTCCGATGCTGTAAAAGAACATCAACTTTCCTCTGAATTTGATACTTTTGACGAGTTCCAAGAGGCGGAAATTCTCTCGGAATATGCCTGTGCTGCTGGAAGAGCCGCTCATAATTTTGTGCctg ATGAAATGAAACTCTTCGACAGACATGGAAAAGAAGAATCAACAAGAAAATACAGAGAAACTTTCAGCTTTGATCGGGACAACGAGAAACTCGTGCGTCAAGTTGGATTCAGTACAGTTCTTCAACCGTGGAAAGTCGATGGTTATTCCGATGAAGTCGGAAATTATCTCTTTTATGACTCACATTTGTGTTACGGCACTGACTTATTGTCGCTCGACTTGCAACGTGGACGTGATTGTTGTCTGAAGCCGTACGTTCATTACTTGAAGCTTTTCTTTGACAAGTGCGTTCGCGATTGGGATGATTTGCGGGAGTTTATGTGCGAGAAAAATATCCGAGTTTTGCAGCAACATTACAAATCGGTGCAGGATGTTGACTTGATGGCCGGCGGAGAAATGGAGGACCGACATGGCACAAGTTTGTACGGAAAAACATTCACGAAAATTGTTGGTGAGCAACGTCGACGATTGAAAAATGGCAATTCCAAATGGTGGACACGCATTTACTCGAAGAAGCAACAAGAAGAGTTGAAGAATCCAACATTGGCTGATCTGGTTGGTTTGGTGTTTGGGTATGATAAAGTACCGAAAAATGCCTTGTTTAGTTTGAGTAAAGAAAATCCGTTGGTATCATGTCGAGCTAAGCGTTTGTCGGATGTTTTTGATGTCAAATTGTTTTGtgactttgaaaaattgtag